A DNA window from Methanococcus voltae PS contains the following coding sequences:
- a CDS encoding MBL fold metallo-hydrolase, whose amino-acid sequence MIKLIYTGDITYSSGLKPLSASSSVTYIEEMTTTEKNIRIVIDTSTKDKKEFLINKFNNLGVKLENIDYIINTHHHHDHVENNDLFENAKIINYSNYKDFEEKLLKYGIKIIEVLGHTMDSIAVIYGDYIISGDAIPVKNNIFKNLPPKVHINKELATESLNKIKNLRKNIITGHDGLLNIEDYVDY is encoded by the coding sequence ATGATTAAATTAATTTATACTGGCGATATAACTTATTCTTCTGGTTTAAAACCACTTTCTGCGTCTTCCTCTGTAACATATATAGAAGAAATGACAACAACTGAAAAAAACATTAGGATAGTTATCGATACATCTACAAAAGATAAAAAAGAGTTTTTAATAAATAAATTTAACAATTTGGGCGTAAAACTTGAAAATATTGATTATATAATCAATACTCATCATCATCATGACCATGTTGAAAATAACGACTTATTTGAAAATGCGAAAATTATAAACTACAGTAATTACAAAGATTTTGAAGAGAAGCTCTTAAAATATGGAATAAAGATTATTGAAGTTTTAGGGCATACAATGGATAGTATCGCAGTGATATATGGTGATTATATAATTTCTGGTGACGCCATACCTGTAAAGAACAATATTTTCAAAAATTTACCTCCCAAGGTACATATCAATAAAGAATTAGCGACAGAATCCTTAAATAAAATTAAAAATTTACGTAAGAATATCATAACTGGACACGATGGTTTATTGAATATTGAAGATTACGTTGATTATTAA